From Cellulomonas dongxiuzhuiae, the proteins below share one genomic window:
- a CDS encoding DUF4235 domain-containing protein encodes MTSDEKKQSMSAKIVGAVVALAATWVVHRVIDSVWEKTRGHKPPAADSSEDDINFGEVAAAAAVTGAAIGLSRVLATRGAAKIAARIVG; translated from the coding sequence ATGACGAGCGACGAGAAGAAGCAGTCCATGAGCGCCAAGATCGTGGGCGCGGTGGTCGCGCTGGCGGCGACCTGGGTGGTGCACCGCGTGATCGACTCGGTGTGGGAGAAGACCAGGGGCCACAAGCCGCCCGCGGCGGACTCCAGCGAAGACGACATCAACTTCGGCGAGGTCGCCGCGGCGGCCGCCGTCACCGGCGCGGCCATCGGGCTCTCGCGCGTGCTCGCGACCCGCGGCGCCGCGAAGATCGCCGCGCGCATCGTCGGCTGA
- the mnhG gene encoding monovalent cation/H(+) antiporter subunit G codes for MSATMWEAAADAVSIICLLGGAFFAFAAGVGALRFPDLLARMHAGTKPQVLGLILVLVGLALRLREGGAVWALVLVAIFQMLTAPVAAHMVGRAGFRTGKVRNDLLVVDELTRDLDDTQTDGTGDDV; via the coding sequence ATGAGCGCCACGATGTGGGAGGCGGCCGCGGACGCCGTGTCGATCATCTGCCTGCTGGGCGGCGCGTTCTTCGCGTTCGCCGCGGGCGTCGGCGCCCTGCGCTTCCCCGACCTGCTGGCCCGCATGCACGCCGGCACCAAGCCGCAGGTGCTGGGCCTGATCCTCGTGCTCGTCGGCCTCGCGCTGCGCCTGCGCGAGGGTGGCGCGGTGTGGGCGCTCGTGCTCGTGGCGATCTTCCAGATGCTCACGGCACCGGTGGCCGCGCACATGGTCGGGCGCGCGGGCTTCCGGACCGGCAAGGTCCGCAACGACCTGCTGGTGGTCGACGAGCTGACGCGCGACCTCGACGACACCCAGACCGACGGGACCGGCGACGACGTCTGA
- a CDS encoding Na(+)/H(+) antiporter subunit C, with protein MSPNLVFVVTIGVLFTVGVYLVLERSLTRILLGIVLLSNGTNLLILVAGGAAGAPPLIGVASDRPMSDPLPQALILTAIVITLGLTAFLLAMAYRSWQLHRHDEVQDDVEDRRIVRLAARDERAFEDDDTESDGETLDEEAASARDETDEGEAFDEAPWERPPPRTDHTHREEGR; from the coding sequence ATGAGCCCCAACCTCGTGTTCGTCGTGACGATCGGGGTGCTGTTCACCGTCGGGGTCTACCTCGTCCTCGAGCGCAGCCTGACGCGCATCCTGCTGGGCATCGTGCTGCTCAGCAACGGCACCAACCTGCTGATCCTCGTCGCCGGCGGCGCGGCCGGCGCGCCGCCCCTCATCGGCGTCGCGTCCGACCGGCCGATGAGCGACCCGCTGCCGCAGGCGCTCATCCTCACGGCCATCGTCATCACGCTCGGGCTGACGGCGTTCCTGCTGGCCATGGCCTACCGCTCGTGGCAGCTGCACCGCCACGACGAGGTGCAGGACGACGTCGAGGACCGCCGCATCGTGCGCCTCGCCGCCCGCGACGAGCGCGCGTTCGAGGACGACGACACCGAGTCCGACGGCGAGACGCTCGACGAGGAGGCCGCCAGCGCCCGCGACGAGACCGACGAGGGCGAGGCGTTCGACGAGGCCCCGTGGGAACGCCCGCCGCCGCGCACCGACCACACCCACCGGGAGGAGGGACGATGA
- a CDS encoding Na+/H+ antiporter subunit E codes for MSLHPRRTGWRFQWATIAWLTVVWVLLWGDVTWGNIVNGALLGILVTVGLRMTPVDFHGRVHPVGLLVLLGRFAVDLVRASFEVSVVALRPRYTPRGAVICVQLRSHSDLYLTMTAELVSLVPGSIIVEAHRLTGRLYVHVLDVETSGGVEKARQSVLDQEARVLRALASDQELADAGLPRGRRDREVASR; via the coding sequence ATGAGCCTGCACCCGCGCCGCACCGGCTGGCGCTTCCAGTGGGCGACGATCGCCTGGCTCACCGTCGTGTGGGTGCTGCTGTGGGGCGACGTCACGTGGGGCAACATCGTCAACGGCGCCCTGCTGGGCATCCTCGTCACGGTCGGCCTGCGCATGACGCCCGTCGACTTCCACGGCCGCGTGCACCCGGTGGGGCTGCTGGTCCTGCTGGGGCGGTTCGCGGTCGACCTCGTGCGGGCGTCGTTCGAGGTCAGCGTCGTGGCGCTGCGCCCCCGGTACACGCCGCGGGGCGCGGTGATCTGCGTGCAGCTGCGCAGCCACTCCGACCTGTACCTGACGATGACGGCCGAGCTCGTGTCCCTCGTGCCCGGGTCGATCATCGTCGAGGCGCACCGGCTCACCGGACGCCTGTACGTGCACGTCCTGGACGTCGAGACCAGCGGCGGCGTCGAGAAGGCGCGCCAGAGCGTGCTCGACCAGGAGGCGCGGGTGCTGCGGGCGCTCGCGTCCGACCAGGAGCTGGCGGACGCGGGCCTGCCGCGCGGACGTCGTGACCGGGAGGTGGCGTCGCGATGA
- a CDS encoding Na+/H+ antiporter subunit A codes for MLLLLTIHLAAALVAPFLFRWWGRRAFWALAAAPASAAVWALTWTGEVQAGRGPTEVLEWVPALGLELSFRLDTLSWLMTVVVGGVGALVLVYCAAYFSPTASGLSRFGGVFTAFAGSMLGLVTADDMLLMFVFWELTTVTSYLLIGHYADRKASRRAAMQAIIVTTAGGLAMLVGVVILGHAAGTYSMSALMADPPAASAAVVAAVVCLLAGAATKSALIPFHFWLPAAMAAPTPVSAYLHAAAMVKAGVYLVARFAPAYSELPVWRWTIVVLGCGTLLLGGYRALRQHDLKLVLAFGTVSQLGLIILLVGLGTKATALAGLAMLGAHAMFKAALFLVVGTVDVACGTRDLRRLSGVGRALPWTALAGGLATASMIGLPPFAGYVAKEAGLEGVAHLEDGTIGWIVLAAVVVGSALTVAYGLRFWWGAFATKDALVPQSKTQDSDGVATTTSLAVGGDESVEPAPVMRPSFLLTAPALILSFLGLAVALLPHLGEHLLAPYAGTYPVGEPGHLLLWGGFGLVLWLTVGILSVGGLLFLVRDKVERWQARVPHLIEADHTYRRSMRKLDDLAADVTAVTQRGSLPLYLGVILLTWVVAVGTALLTGTSLPTETRPWDYAAQTVFAGAAIVAAILVARARRRLKAVILSGICGYSIAGMFLLYGAPDLAVTQVLVETITLVVFVLVLRRLPPYFSDRPLAGSRWVRLGLGLAVGLVVAGVALVAPSARVHPPVSADFATEAYEFGGGKNIVNVTLVDIRAWDTMGEISVLLVAATGVASLVFLSARGGRIFREREAPADRAVWGGTPDPMATLRRPSTAPDMGEADVEAPPTPSAGTPRAVGSRAREWLRAGRTVAPQRRSVVFEVVVRLLFHTMIVYSAFLLFSGHNQPGGGFAAGLVTGIALAVRYLAGGRYELGEAAPVQPGVLLGTGLFLSAGVGLVALFVGGNVLESWIFEFHLPLWGEVKLVTSLFFDVGVYLVVVGLVLDILRSVGAEIDRRAETGEDDVAEHAVSGYDHVVVARTRSGAVDAGAVPPDLGGSGRGVTP; via the coding sequence GTGCTGCTGCTGCTGACGATCCACCTCGCAGCAGCCCTGGTCGCGCCCTTCCTCTTCCGCTGGTGGGGCCGCCGCGCGTTCTGGGCGCTCGCGGCGGCGCCCGCGTCGGCGGCCGTGTGGGCGCTGACCTGGACGGGCGAGGTGCAGGCCGGGCGCGGCCCGACCGAGGTGCTCGAGTGGGTGCCCGCGCTCGGGCTCGAGCTGAGCTTCCGGCTCGACACCCTGTCGTGGCTGATGACGGTCGTGGTCGGCGGTGTCGGCGCGCTCGTGCTCGTCTACTGCGCCGCGTACTTCTCGCCCACGGCGTCCGGGCTGAGCCGGTTCGGCGGCGTGTTCACGGCGTTCGCGGGGTCCATGCTCGGCCTCGTCACGGCCGACGACATGCTGCTGATGTTCGTGTTCTGGGAGCTCACGACGGTCACGTCGTACCTGCTCATCGGGCACTACGCCGACCGCAAGGCGAGCCGTCGCGCCGCCATGCAGGCGATCATCGTGACGACCGCGGGCGGGTTGGCGATGCTCGTCGGCGTCGTCATCCTGGGCCACGCCGCGGGGACGTACTCGATGTCCGCGCTCATGGCGGACCCGCCGGCCGCGTCGGCCGCGGTCGTCGCCGCCGTCGTGTGCCTGCTCGCGGGCGCCGCGACGAAGTCGGCACTGATCCCCTTCCACTTCTGGCTGCCCGCGGCCATGGCGGCCCCGACGCCCGTCAGCGCGTACCTGCACGCCGCGGCGATGGTGAAGGCCGGCGTCTACCTGGTCGCGCGCTTCGCGCCCGCCTACTCCGAGCTGCCGGTGTGGCGCTGGACGATCGTGGTCCTCGGGTGCGGGACGCTGCTGCTCGGCGGCTACCGGGCCCTGCGCCAGCACGACCTCAAGCTCGTCCTCGCGTTCGGCACCGTCAGCCAGCTCGGCCTCATCATCCTGCTCGTGGGCCTCGGCACGAAGGCCACGGCGCTGGCGGGGCTCGCGATGCTCGGCGCGCACGCGATGTTCAAGGCGGCGCTGTTCCTCGTCGTCGGCACGGTCGACGTCGCGTGCGGCACACGCGACCTGCGGCGCCTGTCCGGCGTGGGCAGGGCGCTGCCGTGGACCGCGCTCGCGGGCGGGCTCGCGACCGCGTCGATGATCGGGCTGCCGCCCTTCGCGGGGTACGTCGCCAAGGAGGCGGGGCTCGAGGGCGTCGCCCACCTCGAGGACGGCACGATCGGCTGGATCGTCCTCGCAGCCGTCGTCGTCGGGTCGGCGCTCACCGTCGCGTACGGGCTGCGGTTCTGGTGGGGCGCGTTCGCGACCAAGGACGCGCTCGTGCCGCAGTCCAAGACGCAGGACTCCGACGGCGTCGCGACGACCACGTCGCTGGCCGTGGGCGGCGACGAGTCGGTCGAGCCGGCGCCCGTCATGCGCCCCTCGTTCCTGCTGACCGCGCCCGCGCTCATCCTGTCGTTCCTCGGCCTGGCGGTCGCGCTGCTGCCGCACCTCGGCGAGCACCTGCTCGCGCCGTACGCCGGGACGTACCCGGTGGGGGAGCCCGGCCACCTGCTGCTGTGGGGCGGGTTCGGCCTCGTCCTGTGGCTGACGGTCGGCATCCTGAGCGTCGGCGGCCTGCTGTTCCTCGTGCGCGACAAGGTCGAGCGGTGGCAGGCGCGCGTGCCGCACCTCATCGAGGCCGACCACACCTACCGCCGCTCGATGCGCAAGCTCGACGACCTCGCGGCCGACGTCACGGCCGTCACGCAGCGTGGTTCGCTGCCGCTGTACCTCGGCGTCATCCTCCTCACCTGGGTCGTGGCGGTCGGGACGGCGCTGCTCACCGGCACGTCGCTGCCCACCGAGACCCGGCCGTGGGACTACGCGGCCCAGACCGTCTTCGCGGGCGCGGCGATCGTCGCCGCGATCCTCGTGGCGCGGGCCCGCCGGCGTCTCAAGGCCGTCATCCTCTCCGGCATCTGCGGGTACTCGATCGCCGGCATGTTCCTGCTCTACGGCGCGCCGGACCTCGCGGTCACCCAGGTGCTCGTCGAGACCATCACGCTCGTCGTGTTCGTGCTCGTGCTGCGCCGCCTCCCCCCGTACTTCTCCGACCGGCCGCTCGCCGGGTCGCGCTGGGTGCGGCTCGGCCTGGGTCTCGCCGTCGGGCTCGTGGTGGCCGGTGTGGCGCTGGTGGCACCGTCGGCGCGCGTGCACCCGCCGGTGTCGGCGGACTTCGCGACCGAGGCCTACGAGTTCGGGGGCGGCAAGAACATCGTCAACGTGACCCTCGTCGACATCCGCGCCTGGGACACGATGGGCGAGATCTCGGTGCTGCTCGTGGCCGCCACGGGCGTCGCGTCGCTCGTGTTCCTGTCGGCGCGCGGCGGCCGGATCTTCCGCGAGCGCGAGGCGCCCGCCGACCGCGCGGTGTGGGGCGGCACGCCGGACCCCATGGCGACGCTGCGGCGCCCGAGCACGGCACCCGACATGGGCGAGGCGGACGTCGAGGCACCCCCGACGCCGTCGGCGGGCACGCCGCGCGCCGTCGGGTCGCGTGCGCGCGAGTGGCTGCGCGCCGGGCGCACCGTCGCGCCGCAGCGCCGGTCCGTGGTGTTCGAGGTCGTCGTGCGCCTGCTGTTCCACACGATGATCGTGTACTCCGCGTTCCTGCTGTTCAGCGGTCACAACCAGCCCGGCGGCGGGTTCGCCGCGGGCCTCGTGACGGGCATCGCGCTCGCGGTGCGGTACCTCGCCGGCGGCCGCTACGAGCTGGGCGAGGCCGCGCCCGTGCAGCCGGGCGTGCTCCTGGGCACCGGGCTGTTCCTGTCGGCCGGTGTCGGGCTCGTGGCGCTGTTCGTCGGCGGCAACGTGCTGGAGTCCTGGATCTTCGAGTTCCACCTCCCGCTCTGGGGGGAGGTCAAGCTCGTGACCAGCCTGTTCTTCGACGTCGGGGTGTACCTCGTCGTCGTGGGGCTCGTCCTGGACATCCTGCGCAGCGTGGGGGCCGAGATCGACCGTCGCGCCGAGACCGGTGAGGACGACGTCGCCGAGCACGCCGTCAGCGGGTACGACCACGTCGTGGTCGCGCGCACCCGGTCGGGCGCCGTGGACGCGGGAGCAGTGCCGCCGGACCTGGGCGGCTCCGGTCGGGGGGTGACCCCGTGA
- a CDS encoding phytoene desaturase family protein, protein MDVVVVGSGPNGLAAAVTMARAGLSVTVLEAQPTVGGGARTLDLGLADGVVHDVCSAVHPMAWASPFFQAFGLERRVELLVPEVSFAQPLPDGRAGIAWHDLDRTVAGLDEDGPAWRSLVGALSRHTDDVVRVALGDKRSIPAGLVPGGLVGAARFGLGVAEQGTPAWGARFRGDVAPALLTGVAAHAISRLPSLAGAGTALLLASLAHAGQGWPIPRGGSGAIVAALVEDLRAHGGTVVTDHPVRSRADLPAARCYLFDTTPRGLVDVLGDELPARRRAALERYRHGDAASKVDFVLSAPVPWEHPDVARAGTVHVGGTRAEMARAEADVHAGRHAELPMCLVSDPSVVDDGRRSGDLRPLWSYAHVPAGSDVDTTEAVTRHIERYAPGFRDVVVASRCVPASQMSHHNANYVGGDISAGAVDLPQMFARPTPTLDPYAAGADGVYLCSAATPPGPGVHGLGGWFAASRALRREFGIRVRSVFAA, encoded by the coding sequence ATGGACGTCGTCGTCGTCGGTTCCGGACCCAACGGTCTCGCTGCTGCGGTCACGATGGCGCGCGCCGGGCTGTCCGTCACCGTGCTGGAGGCACAGCCCACCGTCGGCGGCGGCGCACGCACGCTGGACCTCGGCCTGGCCGACGGCGTGGTGCACGACGTCTGCTCGGCGGTCCACCCGATGGCGTGGGCGTCCCCGTTCTTCCAGGCGTTCGGGCTCGAGCGCCGCGTCGAGCTGCTGGTCCCCGAGGTCTCGTTCGCCCAGCCGCTGCCCGACGGCCGCGCCGGGATCGCGTGGCACGACCTGGACCGGACGGTCGCGGGGCTCGACGAGGACGGGCCCGCGTGGCGCTCGCTCGTCGGTGCCCTGTCGCGGCACACCGACGACGTCGTGCGCGTCGCCCTCGGCGACAAGCGCAGCATCCCCGCCGGCCTGGTACCCGGCGGCCTCGTCGGGGCGGCCCGGTTCGGCCTGGGCGTCGCCGAGCAGGGCACGCCCGCGTGGGGCGCGCGGTTCCGCGGCGACGTGGCCCCCGCGCTGCTCACCGGGGTCGCCGCGCACGCCATCTCGCGCCTGCCCAGCCTCGCCGGCGCGGGCACGGCCCTGCTCCTGGCGTCCCTGGCGCACGCGGGCCAGGGCTGGCCGATCCCGCGCGGCGGCTCGGGCGCGATCGTCGCCGCACTGGTCGAAGACCTGCGCGCGCACGGCGGGACGGTCGTCACCGACCACCCCGTACGCTCGCGCGCCGACCTCCCGGCCGCCCGGTGCTACCTGTTCGACACCACGCCCCGCGGGCTCGTGGACGTGCTGGGCGACGAGCTGCCCGCCCGCCGGCGCGCGGCGCTCGAGCGTTACCGGCACGGCGACGCCGCGTCGAAGGTCGACTTCGTCCTGTCGGCGCCCGTGCCGTGGGAGCACCCCGACGTCGCGCGCGCCGGCACCGTGCACGTGGGCGGGACGCGCGCCGAGATGGCGCGCGCCGAGGCGGACGTCCACGCGGGGCGCCACGCCGAGCTGCCGATGTGCCTGGTCAGCGACCCGTCGGTCGTCGACGACGGCCGCCGCAGCGGCGACCTGCGTCCCCTGTGGTCCTACGCGCACGTCCCGGCGGGGTCGGACGTCGACACGACCGAGGCCGTCACGCGGCACATCGAGCGGTACGCCCCGGGGTTCCGGGACGTCGTCGTGGCGTCCCGGTGCGTGCCCGCGTCGCAGATGTCGCACCACAACGCCAACTACGTCGGTGGCGACATCTCCGCGGGCGCCGTGGACCTGCCGCAGATGTTCGCGCGGCCCACGCCGACGCTCGACCCGTACGCCGCCGGTGCCGACGGCGTGTACCTGTGCTCCGCGGCGACCCCGCCGGGCCCCGGCGTGCACGGGCTCGGCGGGTGGTTCGCCGCGAGCCGCGCGCTGCGCCGCGAGTTCGGCATCCGCGTCCGGTCGGTGTTCGCCGCCTGA
- a CDS encoding thiamine ABC transporter substrate-binding protein — translation MTTPRPRTAARTRARHAAVPAVAAAALLALTACSATGGPTADGATAGAGTVTLVTHESFALSDGLLERFEDESGLSVQVVQQADAGALVNQLVLTKDAPLGDLVFGIDNAFASRALDEGVVVPVEIDAPAVQDAAEHAVPGDEDGALTAVDLGDVCLNVDTAWFASRGVPEPTTLESLLDPAYRDLVVVPDPVTSSPGLAFLLATVGAFGEDGWVDYWAGLRDNGLQVADGWSEAYYTDFTAGGGDGPRPVVLSYASSPPYTVPEGGDAPTTRALLDTCFRQVEYAGVLAGAANPEGAAQLLEFLLSDDVQADIPVSMYMYPVSSSVDLPPEWVSWAPLAEKPFTVAPADVAEHREQWLTTWSDTVIG, via the coding sequence ATGACCACCCCCCGGCCCCGCACCGCCGCACGCACCCGAGCCCGGCACGCCGCCGTCCCCGCGGTCGCCGCCGCAGCGCTGCTCGCGCTGACCGCGTGCTCGGCGACCGGCGGCCCGACGGCGGACGGGGCGACCGCCGGGGCCGGCACGGTCACGCTGGTGACGCACGAGTCGTTCGCGCTGTCCGACGGCCTGCTGGAGCGCTTCGAGGACGAGTCGGGGCTGAGCGTGCAGGTCGTGCAGCAGGCGGACGCGGGCGCGCTGGTCAACCAGCTGGTCCTGACGAAGGACGCGCCCCTGGGCGACCTCGTGTTCGGCATCGACAACGCGTTCGCGTCGCGCGCGCTCGACGAGGGCGTCGTCGTGCCGGTCGAGATCGACGCCCCGGCGGTGCAGGACGCCGCGGAGCACGCCGTGCCGGGCGACGAGGACGGCGCCCTGACCGCCGTCGACCTCGGCGACGTGTGCCTCAACGTCGACACCGCGTGGTTCGCGTCCCGCGGCGTGCCCGAGCCGACGACGCTGGAGTCGCTGCTCGACCCGGCGTACCGCGACCTCGTCGTCGTGCCCGACCCCGTGACGTCGTCCCCGGGCCTGGCGTTCCTGCTGGCCACGGTCGGGGCGTTCGGCGAGGACGGCTGGGTCGACTACTGGGCGGGCCTGCGGGACAACGGGCTGCAGGTCGCCGACGGCTGGTCCGAGGCCTACTACACCGACTTCACCGCGGGCGGCGGCGACGGCCCGCGCCCCGTCGTGCTGTCGTACGCGTCGTCGCCGCCGTACACCGTCCCCGAGGGCGGTGACGCCCCGACGACGCGCGCGCTGCTCGACACGTGCTTCCGCCAGGTCGAGTACGCGGGCGTGCTGGCGGGGGCGGCCAACCCCGAGGGCGCCGCGCAGCTCCTGGAGTTCCTGCTGTCCGACGACGTGCAGGCCGACATCCCGGTGTCGATGTACATGTACCCGGTGAGCTCGAGCGTCGACCTGCCGCCGGAGTGGGTGTCGTGGGCGCCGCTCGCGGAGAAGCCGTTCACGGTCGCGCCCGCCGACGTCGCGGAGCACCGCGAGCAGTGGCTCACCACCTGGTCCGACACGGTCATCGGCTGA
- a CDS encoding Na+/H+ antiporter subunit D: MTDWGWLVPLPVVLPLSAAGLALALYRRPRLQRIVSLATLTIVAVVSAALLVIADSGPVVVEVGDWAAPVGISLVADRLSALMLTVSSVVILCVLIYSLAQGREDGERFAPISIFHPTYLVLSAGVANAFLSGDLFNIYVGFEILLAASYVLITLSGTRERIRAGTIYVVVAILSSVLFLVAIAAIYAAVGTVNLAQLAIRLPEVDPGVRLVLQCMLLLAFGIKAAVFPLSSWLPDSYPTAPAPVTAVFAGLLTKVGVYAIIRTQSLLFPGGRLDDILMWVALATMVVGILGAVAQDDVKRLLSFTLVSHIGYMMFGIALGSVHGWSAAIYYVAHHITVQTALFLVVGLIERFGGTTSLDRLGGLAKMTPVLAVLFFVPAMNLGGIPPFSGFLGKVGLLEAGVELGTPTGYALVVGSVVTSLLTLYALIKAWNKAFWQSPPEELPANRVPMMMVAPTAALVVVSLALTVFAGPLYGYTGRAAQTLQERWPYIEAVLPDGQRGEGESQRAADDAEVGG, from the coding sequence ATGACCGACTGGGGCTGGCTCGTCCCCCTGCCCGTGGTGCTGCCGCTGTCGGCTGCCGGCCTGGCGCTCGCGCTGTACCGCCGCCCGCGGCTGCAGCGCATCGTCTCGCTCGCGACCCTGACGATCGTGGCCGTGGTGTCGGCCGCGCTGCTCGTCATCGCGGACTCCGGACCCGTGGTCGTCGAGGTCGGCGACTGGGCGGCGCCCGTCGGCATCAGCCTCGTGGCGGACCGCCTGTCGGCCCTCATGCTCACGGTGTCGTCCGTCGTGATCCTGTGCGTCCTGATCTACTCCCTGGCGCAGGGCCGCGAGGACGGTGAGCGGTTCGCGCCCATCTCGATCTTCCACCCCACGTACCTCGTGCTGTCGGCGGGCGTCGCCAACGCGTTCCTCTCCGGCGACCTGTTCAACATCTACGTGGGCTTCGAGATCCTGCTCGCGGCGTCGTACGTGCTCATCACGCTGTCGGGGACGCGCGAGCGGATCCGTGCCGGGACGATCTACGTCGTCGTCGCGATCCTGTCCTCGGTGCTGTTCCTCGTCGCGATCGCCGCGATCTACGCGGCCGTGGGCACCGTCAACCTCGCGCAGCTCGCGATCCGGCTGCCGGAGGTGGACCCCGGGGTCCGGCTGGTGCTGCAGTGCATGCTGCTGCTGGCGTTCGGCATCAAGGCGGCCGTGTTCCCGCTGTCGTCGTGGCTGCCGGACTCCTACCCGACGGCGCCGGCGCCCGTCACGGCGGTGTTCGCGGGCCTGCTCACCAAGGTCGGCGTCTACGCGATCATCCGGACGCAGTCGCTGCTGTTCCCGGGCGGGCGGCTCGACGACATCCTCATGTGGGTCGCGCTGGCGACCATGGTCGTGGGCATCCTCGGCGCGGTCGCGCAGGACGACGTCAAGCGTCTGCTGTCCTTCACGCTCGTCAGCCACATCGGCTACATGATGTTCGGCATCGCGCTGGGCAGCGTGCACGGCTGGAGCGCCGCGATCTACTACGTCGCGCACCACATCACCGTGCAGACCGCGCTGTTCCTCGTCGTCGGGCTCATCGAACGCTTCGGGGGCACGACGTCCCTGGACCGCCTCGGCGGGCTGGCGAAGATGACGCCCGTGCTGGCGGTGCTGTTCTTCGTGCCCGCGATGAACCTCGGCGGCATCCCGCCGTTCTCCGGGTTCCTCGGCAAGGTGGGGCTGCTGGAGGCGGGCGTCGAGCTGGGCACGCCGACCGGGTACGCGCTGGTCGTGGGGTCCGTCGTGACGTCGCTGCTGACGCTGTACGCGCTGATCAAGGCGTGGAACAAGGCGTTCTGGCAGAGCCCGCCGGAGGAGCTGCCCGCCAACCGGGTGCCGATGATGATGGTCGCGCCCACGGCCGCGCTCGTCGTCGTGAGCCTCGCGCTCACCGTCTTCGCCGGCCCGCTGTACGGCTACACGGGACGCGCCGCGCAGACGCTGCAGGAGCGCTGGCCGTACATCGAGGCCGTGCTGCCCGACGGTCAGCGCGGCGAGGGCGAGTCGCAGCGTGCGGCCGACGACGCGGAGGTGGGGGGATGA
- a CDS encoding monovalent cation/H+ antiporter complex subunit F yields the protein MSPFDVVVVIGGVLLTLGAALAIVRAEKGPSILDRTVALDIVVTTMIAAVALYAAYFRRADVVPLLVVLSLVGFVGSVTVARFASVEPEGEGRVRTREEVAAEEAEKRRLEQEEEETRRRRRRVVEAEEQAVADAERDVPSSSRDTVEPEPDDEHHGGPADEEAR from the coding sequence ATGAGCCCGTTCGACGTCGTCGTCGTGATCGGCGGGGTGCTGCTGACCCTCGGTGCGGCCCTCGCGATCGTGCGGGCCGAGAAGGGGCCGTCGATCCTCGACCGGACCGTCGCGCTCGACATCGTCGTCACGACGATGATCGCCGCCGTCGCCCTGTACGCGGCGTACTTCCGGCGTGCCGACGTCGTGCCCCTGCTCGTCGTGCTGTCGCTCGTCGGGTTCGTGGGCTCGGTGACGGTCGCGCGGTTCGCGTCCGTCGAGCCCGAGGGCGAGGGCCGGGTGCGCACGCGTGAGGAGGTCGCCGCCGAGGAGGCGGAGAAGCGCCGCCTCGAGCAGGAGGAGGAGGAGACGCGCCGCCGTCGCCGCCGCGTGGTCGAGGCCGAGGAGCAGGCCGTCGCCGACGCGGAGCGCGACGTCCCGTCGAGCTCGCGCGACACCGTCGAGCCCGAGCCGGACGACGAGCACCACGGCGGCCCCGCCGACGAGGAGGCACGATGA